From the genome of Vitis riparia cultivar Riparia Gloire de Montpellier isolate 1030 chromosome 11, EGFV_Vit.rip_1.0, whole genome shotgun sequence:
taataatgattacataaataaatgtaaaaattggaattttggaaattgggaattaaatttggagataaagaattttgatttaaatatgaaattttaataaataaataaatagaataataataataacaaaaataataatgattacataaataaatgtgaaaattggaattttggaaattgagaattaaatttagaaatcggaattttgaagaattatttaaagatgaaatttaaaaaaaaaataaatagaataataataataataataataacgaaaataacaatgattaaataagtaaatgtgaaaattagaattttgaaaattgagaattaaatttggaaatcggaaaattgaaaaattacttaaagatggaatttttttaaaataaataaatagaataataataataatgattacattaataaatgtgaaaattagaattttgaaaattatgaattaaatttagaaatgaaattttgaagaattatttaaaaattaaagttttaaaaattgggattttgaaaatgaaaattaaacatattcattcaaaatttgCTTGGGACTACCGTCTACATATTACAAATAATCATGCCAAGCATCCAAGTTTGAGCAAGTATCAACTCTCGGTTACAGATAAAgatgtttcttttaaaagtgCCCAAATAAAGATAATTACTAAGATAGTATCAAATCTTCCACAtaaacaatgataaaaaataatgagaataattataataatttacagAAAGGTTTATACAAAGAGAACAGGGATCAATTCCTATCACGActaaattcatgttttttttttcattcacttAGTTCAAACTCCTAATGCAATCCTTCTGCTCACAAACCATTGCCCCCACAAAATTTGTAGCTTCTGAATTCGTTGCCTAGAAGTATGAATTTAATACTTTCCAACAGTAATAGAATCATAATGATCGAATTACATCAACAAGTAAACATCAAATGCAAACAGATCATCAAATCTCACACAAGTAGCCACAATAAGCTTAGTTGAGTGGAGGATTCTAGCTTTTCGGGTCCAAAATGACCTTCGCCAAGATCCGAAATTTCAAACAATCAAACGCAAAACCCCATTTCCTTTCTAAagttttcctccattttctcaacaaccagaCTGAACAGAGGggaacaaagaaaattaaaggaaCCCAGTTTGGCTGCTAGGAAACGGAAAAGAAGTCGGAATTACAAGTGGGTTTTGAGGTGAAGAACAAGGATACGAAACCCAAGTCAGAATCCAAACAAAGCTTCAAAATTTATGGTGTTCTTacctgaaaaaaaaagaaaaaaaaaaaaggaagccaaacaaaccctGATGATTTCGGGgtcaatttcttcttcttcttcttctcaccctctctttttttttcattccttctaaAATTCCTCAGATGCCACAAAAACTTAGCACCCACtctccatatattttttttttcagaaaaaaaatcccTCTCAGTCGCTGCCCGTTTTTCTCCCTCCCCTCTTCATAGCTGGTATCCCTAAAAAACAGCTCCCCTATgccttgtttttctttcttcttttatccCTCTCTTAGCTTCTCTTGCAAGCTTCTACCGGCTCCATTGTTCTAGGTTCAACGAAGACATCATCCTCAACCACCAACATGGCAAGATGGTGATGTCCGTCATGCGTCTCAACAACTCATTCCTGGCAGAAAGAGACCCCCCCACACTTCAAATGGAAATCTTCTCtcagtgttttatttttaatcgaCTTACATGtttgtattattaatttttaaaataatcatcagaaaataaataaaaataactaaaaaaaaattatcttaaaacatattattttttattcttaaaaatagaaaataaaaaacaattttcttttattatcaaatgtgtttttctattttttttttaaaagtagaaattgttcttcaaaacaattataaaacgaaactttaaaatttcaattttggaTGTACTAATTtaacgataaaaaaaaaagtcatgataatttatttagtaaaaatataagaaaaatatattcttcgttttttttttttactttttttaataaatgtaaaagtttttataaactttattagattaaaaattattattaattttgaagttgaatgttataatatttttggaaaaattgagCATTCAAGCCAAAGATTCTAAAATAGAAAGTTGATTCTTTGTTAGATAAACTATGTATAACACTACTTAtgaaaatgtaataaattttataagatatGTTTGATTgaaagtttatttgaaattagGAAATTATTCTTGTTGTTATAACAATGAAGCTTAATTTTATAATGCCCGAAGGGTTCTTATGTAATAAATGAGGAAGTTTAAGGGTATTATGGTAAATTGAGATGCGGACCAACTGAAGGCGCTCTGGCTCATGGTTTGGCGTTTTCGGAGGCGGCTATCCCAAAACTTAAATCCCCACAAGCCCCTCTGCTCTCCTtcccattctctctctctctctcactggTATTTTCTCGGGAAAATTCCACATTTTCCGGGATTATCCGGACAATTCCCCCTCTACCCATTACAGGCCCAGATCGGATCCGGCTCCAATTTACCAAACTGTGTGAACATTAGCATTTCTACGATTAGCAAGGGAAGCCCATAATGGGAGGATGAAATTTCGATTCGGGTTTCGAATTCGAATTTGGGCTCAACTTTAATGGGGATTTGTTTTAGTTCTCAAGAACACCGTTCGTCTATTAATTATAATCCAGgtatttaaatttctttctttttgtggaaagatttgtttatttttgttgaaCCTTTCCATTGTCTTTAATATTCTAATTTGTTGACACCATTGTCTTTAATATTCTCATTTGTTGACAATGAAGTGGCTCGTGTTTGATCTCGACGGTCAtaaattgattaagaaaaattaaacttaatagATTATATTTCTTCCTACAACTAGTATCTTAAATTTGACTGAATCAAAAGGAAATTCACGTGTTTATTGTGCCAAATTTTTTTGCTTGAATTGAATTATTGGATGAAGTTTCTTGAGGATAGGTTTCCTTGCATGAAGTTTGAATCCTGCTGTTTTACTGGCTACTTGCTTGCTTTATTTGCCTATGGATTTTGGTCTTGAGTTTTTGGATTCCATGGCCCTCAAATtcgtggaaaaaaaaatgaaattccaTGATACAAGATTGGGTTTTCAAGTGCcagaattgaaaatcaaaaatcaaaataaaacccAACTCCATGCAGCCAAACTTGTCCTAAACACTTCTTGGAGGTGTTAGTTCCATTGATATGGTGGTAGCATAGAACTAATAAATTGGTGGGATGGGGTTTATGGTCAGGTGGGATTTGGTTGATTTGTTTTTCAGTGATGTGTTGTGTATGCATGAGAGTAACTAACTAACTAACTTGAAACAAGCTCTAGCTAAATAAATTGgttaaacaatatatatattttatttttcatttttggctcAATATTTCAGTTGAAGTAGGCCATGTTCCTGCTACATCacccaccaaagaaaacaaagaggcAGCTACTTCTCCAAGAAAACCAGCGTCAGATGGCAGGGAAACTGCAACCAGCATTCATGTGGTTCCCAAAAATGTAAAGGATCTGCGCCAGAATCCTGGATATTGGAATGTTGATGTCTTCACATATGAAGAGATGAGATTGGCCACAAAGCTTTTCCGACCAGATCAGATACTTGGGGAGGGTGGATTTGGAATTGTCTATAAAGGAGTGATAGATGAGAATGTAAAGCCAGGTTACAAGACAACACAAGTGGCCATTAAGGAGCTTAATCCAGAAGGTTTTCAAGGCGATAGAGAATGGCTGGTATTTTCAGGACTTATCCTTCTTATCTCTGTGTACACATTTTCTTCCTATATGCCGATTTATAGCCATCCTGCCTATAGATATGATAAGGAaggcttttatttatttcctctGTTGTGGTTATAAAATGATATCTTTTTACTGAAAAGATAGTGAAATAGAGAGATATTCCAGTGATAAATGGGAAGAGTAGTGGATGCATGACATGGTTGACATAATTGGTGTGCAAGCAATGGCCTTTCAAAACTAGACATTCATTGAAAGGGCAAATTACATGTTTCCAACTATTATGGAAATCAACCCTTAATGAATTCTCAATAGACAATTGATTTCATCCTTGCAACTGTTCATCTTGCCCTAGAAATAGAGTGAAGCCTGTTTTCTGGATGATGTTTCTCTGTTGTAATATCAAGCAATGTTAAATTGTTTCTGAAAGAAGGTGTTACCTCCTGCTTCTTGTTTGAAGTTGAATGGTGACATTTTGAGTGGATTAGGAAAAATTGTCATCTAAGAGTGGCTTTTGAAATCCACTAGAATTACCTTTAGTAGCCTATCTAAGCTGTCATATTTGAAGGATCAAAATGGATACTCTAAATATTATGCAGTTATAAATGAACAGATTTTTCTTGACCTCCAAATGTCCACAGTCAGCTTAAAATGGTTGGTGCCTCGTTTCATACATTGGGCAATTCTGCAGATAAATTACTTGATATTGCAAAAGAGAAACAGAATATTggaacttggaaaaaaaaaattctgatctACATTCTTATTATAAGAGTTTAAGTAGAagcattttttcttaaaaagtgATAGTGAAGcttattttttttgtggatCCTAATGCTTAAAGTGCTTGTTTCACAACATTGTTGTGGATTTCTTTTGCAGGCAGAAGTCAACTACTTAGGGCAGCTCAGTCACCCAAATCTCGTGAAGCTCATTGGATTCTGCTGTGAAGATGAGCATAGGCTGTTGGTCTATGAATATATGGCATGCGGAAGCCTGGAAAAGCACCTATTTCGCAGTAAGTAGCTAATGGCATTTAAAAGCTGAGTGTTGATTATAAATGAGGTTTCATGACTCATGATAATCAAATCCAACAAGCCTTACACATTgacacatcaattttgtattAATGTTTATAAGTAGTCTAATTACATAGAGAATATAGGATCAAACTGGTTGATGATGAGAGTTTCCAGccccccaccttttttttttttttttgagaaaatagcTCCCTGCATGAAATAGCCCATAGGAGCACAAGAAACCCACACTATAAATGACTGAAAGGTGAAAGCAATCCTCAAACATGGCACTGTGTAAAATGATTTAATCAGTTCTAACATCCAAAGCATCCTTCCCATCAGTCCTGATAATATATTCATAGATACAAGACATGAAACTTTCCACTAGCACGGCATCTCAAATTGTGAGAACTTTTGATGAATTACTAGTTCCCATGGTCATTTCCTCCCTTCACACAAGTAATTGGCAGCCAGAACTTCTTGATCAGAATCAGATTGCAAGACAAGAAATCCAAGAAGCAATTCTTAAGAGCATTCTCTCCATGTCGTGCCAGAATATGTTTGTATGACCATTCTCTATAGAAATACCACTTTGATCAACAAAGAGAATGTCTCAGTCTTCCTAATAACTTTCTAGATTCTCTGTTCTTGAGGCCTTGCTAAAGCATCAAGTGATTGGGGTGCGGATAGGGAAGGTTCTAAGTTTATTCCATGTATAAAACAGTactagtaaaaataaaaagaatctaCTACCCCACACCCTTCTTGATTTCCCTAAACTTATCCACCATGCTTTCCTCTACAATTTATCTCAATCATTCACAAATCTCTCAAGCCACTTGCCTTGTAAGGCTTTGTCAAGAGTAACTCTTCTCTGCCATTTCATGCACACACGTTCCTGTGGACCCACCTGAAATGGATGGTGGTTGACTGGATTGAAAGTTGTAACAATTGGAGGAGGTTCTTTCCCTGCCATCTTAAGCTGCATGAAAGCTTTTCCTCTGGAATGACTGACCCATTTTCAAGATAGGATTAAGCTAAGGAATGCTTCTTATAACATGGTATAAACTGCAGAACACTTTTGAACGATGAGGATTAATGTGAAAAGCTAGGGagtgtatgtatgtatttacgtatttatgtatgtatatatatatcacatatTCTATGCTTGTAtgtatttatgtatatatatatcacatatTCAAAGTCCTCCTAAACTAAGTCATTTCTGGTTgaacctttaaaaaaatattaaatcaaaatgagAAGTGGCTAAATTGTAAGCTCTCTTTGTGCTGTGACATGTGGTTGTACTACAATTACAGTTGATCTAACCTAAATTGGCTATAAATTGCTCAATTAATTAAACCATGACAAGTTACTATTTCACAAAAATGTCATCATGAGAGAACAAATTTTGCTCAAAATTAAgtgaaaatgatatatatttttaatcatttacaATATTTAGAGAATAgaagaataattaaaagttCAATGATAATAGGTAAAAGCTTTCCAAACTTTTGTAGGGTGAAAACTCTAGCAAGGGGTTGTCTATGAACATTTTTATCATTTGATGtagacaaatttatttttatgatgtaGATTTTACACACATATGTAATAACATTAAATAGTGTTCCAATGCAtaatctttcatatcaaatacTATAGGTTTTTGCATTATAACATTGGTGCTTGGGTTAAAATATAAATGGTTGTCTGTGTTTTCTAGCATATTTTGAAGTcattataataaactaaaataaaactGAAAGAGGGAAAGTGTAATCTGATCTATTCTTTGCCAAGGTCCTTGCTAGAGGTCTCAAGTCATGTCTACCACTTTGCCTGCTTTAAGATTTTTACAAAAAGTCAAAGGGAAGCCTGACTCATCCAGGTTTCTCTGTGACTTCACCAGTTTGTATATGCAACAAAAAATCCAAGGCAGTCAAATTGGTCTTTGTGGGTTCAACCTTTATACAATCTAATAGGTTATTTAGACTGGTTAAGAGCCTATTCACCTGGTTCACTGGTCAGGTTAGGgtcttttttttgttatttatttttatcagaaacaagaaatatattagaaaaggaaaaagtacaAGAGGAGGATGGGAGGTCCTCCCCTTTTAATACAAAAAACCACACAAAAGACTTAACACCTCTTCTATACATGGAGGACTATACATATAGACAACCACAAATCTCCTCAAGACTCAAAATCTCTCATTGTTATCCCTCTTTTGGAACACCCCTAAAGGTGACTAAGCAAGAGGCCCACAAGgatgaataaaagtgaattagATCCTACAAGATCTCTTTTGTTCTCCACttttcctcaaagatcctagcatttctctctTGTGACACAATGCAAAGTATAGTGAGGCAAGTGATTCGCCACAAAGGTGTATGAACGAGTTTAAagaaaaagtaggaaaaaaaaacccctccAAGATATATCTTAAAATCATCTTAtactctgttttttttctttcaaattggaAACCAGATAATTCATTATATTAAACTTGTAAACTACAATAAAGGTTGAAAAATCTTTCCAAGATTTATTATGAGGAGAAAGggctaataaaaaagaaaaagcatgtCTATACCTccaaaagaaagcaaaacaaATTGAACATCATCTTCTAAAGGAAACTATGTATAATCCAAGAGCACTACACATCTCAAGGGGGTTAAAAAGTCCCCAAGAAACCAAGTGTCTAGCCCCTCACTTGACCGAAAGATCTGTTTCTTGGCCAACATGTGAAGATTCCctcatccaaaaaataaataaaaataaaaaaccaccaTAACATCTCACATTGCTTGCAACATCAATTATTTTGTTAGATCTGCTCATCATACTTCCATGGACCTCTTTCTCTCTTGGATACACACACAAATGACAATAGTGGAGTCACCGTCAACCAATAAATCTTAAAATGTCAAAGCTTTGGCTCTCAACaaatattgttaattatttgttcaatgaaatatttttcatgtcCTATTTGTTGTATTTATCTGCTGGTAGGGGTGTGTGCTACACTGACTTGGTCAACAAGAATGAAGATTGCTTTAGATGCAGCAAAAGGTCttgcttttcttcatggtgcaGAAAGGTCTATCATATACCGAGATTTCaagacatcaaatatcttgcTAGATGCGGTTAGTCATCAGTTCTTTGTCATGGTTTTAAATAAGAGTTCTAAAGCGCATTGAGTGGAAGATAAAAAGCACATATGGAATGAGCTTAAAATATTGTGGAAAATAATAGtaagtttattttgaaaagacaaaAGAACCATTCAAGTGaaatgattgattgattgattttgtgACTTACAGTTTCTAAGAGTTGAAGTTATAACCTGCAGAATTTTAGAGCAAAACTTTCAGACTTTGGGCTTGCAAAGGATGGACCTATGGGAGACCAGACCCATGTGTCAACACGTGTGATGGGCACATATGGATATGCAGCTCCTGAGTATGTAATGACTGGTGAGTCTTTGAATTGCCAAAAATTGCACTTAATTGCCTtgtaagggtttttttttttccccacaaaaacACTAGATCTTTCccattaaataaaagtattttaagaaGGATGAGACGGCAAAATACAAAATCTGATCAAAACAACAGAAGAGAGCACATATCTAATGTGAACATCTGCTATAAACTATATAATTGGTTACTTTTTGAATGGTATGTTTAAAACATACTGGTATGACCTTCACATAGTTGTTTGTTGATGTGAACAACTGTTGCAAAGTATGTAGCTTTCATCCcatgcctatcaaaaaaagggaaaaatatagCTCATTTATTATATCAACAATTTGGTATGTTTTTTTTAGCTTGATACCCCTTTAGAAGGTAACAATAACTTGTTTATTATTGACAGCATCAACAACTGCATTGCAGACCAGTATTTGAACCATGATAGGTTATGACCTAAACAATTTCCTTGGTGTGGCCAGGGCATTTAACAGCTCGAAGTGATGTTTATGGTTTTGGAGTAGTGCTGCTTGAGCTGCTCATTGGAAGGAGGGCCATGGACAAGAGCAGGCCAAGTCGAGAGCACAACCTAGTTGAATGGGCACGCCCACTCTTGAACCATAATAAGAAGCTACTGAGGATCTTAGATCCAAGAATGGAGGGGCAATACTCAACCAAAATGGCACTGAAGGTTGCCAATTTGGCATATCAATGCCTCAGTCAAAACCCAAAAGGAAGGCCTGTCATGAGCCAGGTAGTTGAAATACTTGAAACTATTGCCACACAATCAGAAAATCAGGAAGAGGCCATGCTTCAAAGTGGAGGCAGCGGCTGTGTAACCCTTTATGAAGTTCCAAAGGACACCCATAGCAACCCAGATAAGAAGCAAAAGCCAACTAATATGGATGGTGAAAAAGAAGGTGAGACTCATCAAAAGAGAAAACCATCAAATGGAAGGAGCAAGAGTGAGCCTCCCAATGAAGGTGGTCTCTGCAGTCCATTTGTAGATTCTGAATCCGATGAGAAATCAGTTTCCCCCAGAAGTTGAAGTGAGGAACCCATCTGGAAGTTGAGCCTGTACAAGAGATG
Proteins encoded in this window:
- the LOC117924994 gene encoding probable serine/threonine-protein kinase PBL17, giving the protein MGICFSSQEHRSSINYNPVEVGHVPATSPTKENKEAATSPRKPASDGRETATSIHVVPKNVKDLRQNPGYWNVDVFTYEEMRLATKLFRPDQILGEGGFGIVYKGVIDENVKPGYKTTQVAIKELNPEGFQGDREWLAEVNYLGQLSHPNLVKLIGFCCEDEHRLLVYEYMACGSLEKHLFRRVCATLTWSTRMKIALDAAKGLAFLHGAERSIIYRDFKTSNILLDANFRAKLSDFGLAKDGPMGDQTHVSTRVMGTYGYAAPEYVMTGHLTARSDVYGFGVVLLELLIGRRAMDKSRPSREHNLVEWARPLLNHNKKLLRILDPRMEGQYSTKMALKVANLAYQCLSQNPKGRPVMSQVVEILETIATQSENQEEAMLQSGGSGCVTLYEVPKDTHSNPDKKQKPTNMDGEKEGETHQKRKPSNGRSKSEPPNEGGLCSPFVDSESDEKSVSPRS